The Caretta caretta isolate rCarCar2 chromosome 5, rCarCar1.hap1, whole genome shotgun sequence genome contains a region encoding:
- the INIP gene encoding SOSS complex subunit C isoform X2, whose amino-acid sequence MAANPPGQGFQNKNRVAILAELDKEKRKLLMQNQSSTNHPGASIALARSSLNKDFRDHAEQQHIAAQQKAALQHAHAHSSGYFITQDSAFGNLILPVLPRLELE is encoded by the exons gttttcagaataaaaatagGGTTGCAATCTTGGCAGAACTAGACAAGGAGAAGAGAAAATTACTTATGCAAAACCAGTCTTCCACAAATCACCCTGGAGCCAG CATTGCTCTTGCAAGATCGTCCCTTAACAAGGATTTCCGTGATCATGCTGAGCAGCAGCACATAGCAGCACAGCAAAAAGCAGCATTACAG CATGCACATGCACATTCTTCAGGATATTTCATAACCCAAGACTCTGCATTTGGAAATCTTATTCTTCCTGTCTTGCCTCGACTAGAGTTGGAATGA
- the INIP gene encoding SOSS complex subunit C isoform X1 encodes MAANPPGQGFQNKNRVAILAELDKEKRKLLMQNQSSTNHPGARVLQPFCQTSDLPIMKNMDPCIALARSSLNKDFRDHAEQQHIAAQQKAALQHAHAHSSGYFITQDSAFGNLILPVLPRLELE; translated from the exons gttttcagaataaaaatagGGTTGCAATCTTGGCAGAACTAGACAAGGAGAAGAGAAAATTACTTATGCAAAACCAGTCTTCCACAAATCACCCTGGAGCCAG AGTTCTGCAGCCATTCTGCCAAACATCTGATCTTCCCATCATGAAGAATATGGACCCATG CATTGCTCTTGCAAGATCGTCCCTTAACAAGGATTTCCGTGATCATGCTGAGCAGCAGCACATAGCAGCACAGCAAAAAGCAGCATTACAG CATGCACATGCACATTCTTCAGGATATTTCATAACCCAAGACTCTGCATTTGGAAATCTTATTCTTCCTGTCTTGCCTCGACTAGAGTTGGAATGA
- the INIP gene encoding SOSS complex subunit C isoform X3: MQNQSSTNHPGARVLQPFCQTSDLPIMKNMDPCIALARSSLNKDFRDHAEQQHIAAQQKAALQHAHAHSSGYFITQDSAFGNLILPVLPRLELE; the protein is encoded by the exons ATGCAAAACCAGTCTTCCACAAATCACCCTGGAGCCAG AGTTCTGCAGCCATTCTGCCAAACATCTGATCTTCCCATCATGAAGAATATGGACCCATG CATTGCTCTTGCAAGATCGTCCCTTAACAAGGATTTCCGTGATCATGCTGAGCAGCAGCACATAGCAGCACAGCAAAAAGCAGCATTACAG CATGCACATGCACATTCTTCAGGATATTTCATAACCCAAGACTCTGCATTTGGAAATCTTATTCTTCCTGTCTTGCCTCGACTAGAGTTGGAATGA